The following proteins are co-located in the Streptomyces sp. NBC_01198 genome:
- a CDS encoding IS5 family transposase — protein MSQLYVVGSAQSSWPARECDCLAHRFGNAADHPGRRLRYGSDMTDAEWAVVRAVLPVPAWMDGRGGRPEGYCHRQMLDAIRYLVDNGVKWRNLPADFPPWKRVYAFFCRWRDNQLIGELHDRLREQVRASEGRNTEPTAAVIDSQSVKADATVKNDSRGFDGGKKINGRKRHLVVDCLGLLLAAAVTPASTTDRDAATAILPALRNRFRTLRLVWADSGYTGHLVDWAANTLGLTLEIVKRTDNLHGFHVLPRRWVVERTNAWLMRSRRLTRDYETHTTSAQAVILWSMTMLMSRRLARRTTTIRQQHPAQTATATAA, from the coding sequence GTGTCGCAGTTGTACGTGGTCGGATCCGCGCAGTCCAGTTGGCCGGCCCGGGAGTGTGACTGTCTCGCGCACCGGTTCGGGAACGCGGCCGACCATCCCGGCCGCCGGCTCCGCTACGGCAGCGACATGACGGACGCGGAGTGGGCGGTGGTCCGGGCCGTGCTGCCGGTGCCGGCGTGGATGGACGGGCGCGGCGGCCGTCCGGAAGGCTATTGCCACCGCCAGATGCTCGATGCGATCCGCTACCTGGTCGACAACGGTGTGAAGTGGCGGAACCTGCCCGCGGACTTCCCACCCTGGAAACGCGTCTACGCGTTCTTCTGCCGCTGGCGTGACAACCAGCTGATCGGTGAACTCCACGACCGGTTGCGCGAGCAGGTGCGCGCGTCGGAGGGCCGCAACACCGAACCGACCGCGGCCGTGATCGACTCGCAGTCGGTCAAGGCCGACGCCACCGTCAAGAACGACTCGCGCGGCTTCGACGGCGGCAAGAAGATCAACGGCCGCAAGCGGCACCTTGTCGTGGACTGCCTCGGGCTGCTGCTGGCCGCGGCTGTCACCCCGGCGTCCACCACCGACCGGGACGCCGCCACAGCGATACTGCCCGCACTGCGCAACCGCTTCCGGACCCTACGGCTGGTCTGGGCCGACAGTGGCTACACCGGTCACCTCGTCGACTGGGCCGCCAACACGCTCGGCCTCACCCTGGAGATCGTCAAACGCACCGACAACCTGCACGGTTTCCATGTCCTGCCCCGCAGATGGGTCGTGGAACGAACCAACGCCTGGCTGATGCGCTCCCGCCGCCTGACCCGCGACTACGAGACCCACACCACCAGCGCCCAGGCCGTGATCCTGTGGTCCATGACCATGCTCATGAGCCGCCGCCTGGCCCGCCGCACCACCACTATCCGGCAGCAGCACCCAGCCCAGACGGCGACGGCGACGGCAGCGTGA